TCCTGGGACAACAGTTCTCTCCCTGCGGGTTGACGTTTTGTCCACGGTAGTCCGGTCCGTCCGCTGGTCACTCAGGTGGGGGCGGCGGCGTTCAGTCTGCGCAGCGCATCCCGGGCGACCTGGCGGTCGGTGGTGGGCCAGAACGGCGGCAGCGAGGCTCGCAGGAAACCGCCGTAGCGGGCCGTGGCCAGCCGGGAGTCCAGTACCGCCACCACACCCCGGTCGGTCATGGTGCGGTGCAGCCTGCCAGTGCCCTGCGCCAGCAGCAGGGCGGCGTGGGTGGCGGCGACGGTGAGGAAACCGTTGCCGCCACGCGCCTCCACCGCGCGCTGCCGGGCGGAGGACACCGGATCGTCCGGGCGCGGGAAGGGCAGCCGGTCCACCACGACCAGTTGCAACGAGGGCCCCGGCACATCCACGCCCTGCCACAGCGAGAGCGTGCCGAACAGGCAGGTGTGCTCGTCCTCGGCGAACTTGCGCACCAGCAGCGAGGTGGAATCCTCACCCTGGCACAGGATCGGGTGGTCGATCCGGCCGCGCAGCTCCTCGGTCGCCTGCTTGGCCGCGCGCATGGAGGAGAACAGCCCGAGGGTGCGCCCGCCTGCCGCGTCGATCAGCTCGGTCAGCTCGGTCAGCATCGGCTCGCCGAGCCCGTCCCTTCCCGGCGGCGGAAGGTGCTTGGCCACGTACAGGATGCCGTTGCGGCGGTAGTCGAAGGGCGAGCCGACGTCCAGGCCGGTCCACTCGATCACGTCCCCGTCCGCGGGCGGTGTCTTCTCCGTTGCGGTGCCGGGTGTCTTCTCCCCTTCGGCTCGCTCGGCCTGCTTGGCCGATGGCGGCAGGCCCCACTGCCGGGCCAGGGTGTCGAAGGTGCCGCCAAGGGTCAGGGTGGCCGAGGTGAGCACCGTGGTGTTCGCGCCGAAAACCCGCTCGCGCAGCAGCCCGGCCACGGCCAGCGGGGCCACCCGCAGCGTGGGCGGCCGGGGGTTGGCCGAGAACTGGTCGCTGCTCAGCCACACCACGTCCCGCTGGTTCGCCTGGTCCTCCTCGAATGCCTCCAGCAGGCGGACCGCGGTGTCGTGCACCTCCTCCAGCAGCGAACGGGCCAGTTTGCGCTGGGTGGCCTCCTCGACCTCCTCCTTGCGGTCGGAGCCGAGCGCGGTGAGGCAGGCATGGGCGGCGTCCCGGACCGCGGGCAGGGCACCGGCGAGCGGTTGCGGCAACGAGTCCATCCGGCCGGGGCTGAGGTCGTCCAGCACCAGCGCGAGCCCGTCGCCCGACTCCAGCAGCCGGTCGGCGACGCTCGCGTCGATGAGCTTGCCGCAGCGGCGGCTGGCCGCGGAGATCATCGCGCTGGTCAGCTCGCCGGTGGCCACCGAGGTGACCCGGTCGACCAGCTCGTGCGCCTCGTCGATGATCACCAGGTCGTGCTCGGGCAGCACCTGGTAGCCCTGCAGTGCGTCGATGGCGAGCAGCGCGTGGTTGGTCACCACCACATCCGCCCGGCCAGCCTCGGCCCTGGCCTGCTCGGCGAAGCAGTCGGTGCCGATCGGGCAGCGGGCGGCGCCGAGGCATTCCTTCGCGGTCACCGACACCTGCCGCCAGGCCCGCTCGGACACCCCTGGCACCAGCTCGTCCCGGTCCCCGGTCTCGGTTTCCGAGGACCATTCGTACAGGCGCTTGACCTCCTTGCCCATCTTGGAGACGTCGAAGGCGTCGAAAAGGCCCTCGTCCTCCGGCTCGTCGGCGGCGCCGGTGTCCAGCTTGTGCAGGCACAGGTAGTTGCGCCTGCCCTTGAGGATGGCGAAGGTCGGTTCCCTGCCGAGGGGTTTCTTCAGCGACTTGGCCAGCCGCGGCAGGTCCCGGTCCACCAGCTGGCGCTGCAGCGCGATCGTCGCGGTGGAGACCACCACGGTCGCCTCCTTCTGCACCGCGTAGCGGATGGCGGGCACGAGATAGGCCAGTGACTTCCCGGTGCCGGTTCCCGCCTGCACGGCGAGATGCTCGCCGGTGCGGACGGCGCGGGCGACCGCCTCGGCCATGTTGATCTGGCCCTCCCGCTCGGTGCCGCCGAC
The sequence above is drawn from the Amycolatopsis aidingensis genome and encodes:
- a CDS encoding ATP-dependent DNA helicase, encoding MAERSELPSVRELLTHAVEAVGGTEREGQINMAEAVARAVRTGEHLAVQAGTGTGKSLAYLVPAIRYAVQKEATVVVSTATIALQRQLVDRDLPRLAKSLKKPLGREPTFAILKGRRNYLCLHKLDTGAADEPEDEGLFDAFDVSKMGKEVKRLYEWSSETETGDRDELVPGVSERAWRQVSVTAKECLGAARCPIGTDCFAEQARAEAGRADVVVTNHALLAIDALQGYQVLPEHDLVIIDEAHELVDRVTSVATGELTSAMISAASRRCGKLIDASVADRLLESGDGLALVLDDLSPGRMDSLPQPLAGALPAVRDAAHACLTALGSDRKEEVEEATQRKLARSLLEEVHDTAVRLLEAFEEDQANQRDVVWLSSDQFSANPRPPTLRVAPLAVAGLLRERVFGANTTVLTSATLTLGGTFDTLARQWGLPPSAKQAERAEGEKTPGTATEKTPPADGDVIEWTGLDVGSPFDYRRNGILYVAKHLPPPGRDGLGEPMLTELTELIDAAGGRTLGLFSSMRAAKQATEELRGRIDHPILCQGEDSTSLLVRKFAEDEHTCLFGTLSLWQGVDVPGPSLQLVVVDRLPFPRPDDPVSSARQRAVEARGGNGFLTVAATHAALLLAQGTGRLHRTMTDRGVVAVLDSRLATARYGGFLRASLPPFWPTTDRQVARDALRRLNAAAPT